The Desulforegula conservatrix Mb1Pa sequence TAGATGGCTGCGTAAAGCTTCCTCGGCGCCCTTGGAAAAAAAAGCTGGGAAATAACGCCAAAGCCCACAAGACCCCACTGAAGGCCAATCATCGACCATTTATAAGCCCCATCCATGCAAAAATAGCAAACAGGCGTATAAGTACCTGCAATCATAAAAAAAATTGCAATACGATCCATTTTTCTCCAGAAAGAGACTTCATTATCCTCTTTTTTAAATGCATGATACAGCGAACTTGCACAGAAAAGGAAAACTACAGAAATTCCATAAATAAGTGCGGTTACCAAGCCTGATGCTGAATAGCTCGCTACTTTAGCCAGATAAACAGTGCCAACTGCGGCAGCTATCATTCCTGCAAGATGAGAATAAAAATTGAAAAGTTCCTGGGTTTTGACTTTCATGGGCGTCTCCTTTGGAGAAAAAACATAATCATAAATCTTTAATACTTGTGTTAACAAATCCGTTTTTTTAATGACCATCTAATAAGCGATCTGTGTTTATTTTACAATAACCATCTATTATTTTTACATATCTGACACAAGATTTAATCTTTGCTCGTTCTTGAATTAGAATTGACATTGCAGTTAAAATCTTGATCTGACAAATACCTTTCAGTAAAGTGAAAGTAATTTTTTCTATATTTTTCACATTCAGACAGGATGATTCCATGGAAATGAAATGCCCGAAATGCGGAGCAGCCAGAACCCAAGAAGCATCTGAATGTATCAGCTGCGGAATAATATTTGAAAAATACCTGAAGGCCTCGTTAAGGAAAGAATCTGATACTTCAATGGACGTTGAAGAGGAAAATGAGCCTGTAAATTATTTTGATATTGCAAGAGAGCTTCTTTTTTACGTCAAACAAGAGCCAGATCATACATTTCTTATTATCAGGGCTGTATTCTTTCTGTTTATGATCTTTTTGGGAATCAGATTCATATTTTCATCATTAACAGATGAATATTTGATGAATACATTCTGGCACCTCGTAAACCTTCCGTTCCACGAGGCAGGACATATTTTTTTCAGGTTGTTCGGGAGATTTGTAACGTCTTTGGGAGGCACTCTCGGACAGCTCCTCATGCCCCTGATCTGTATGGGAACATTCATCATAAAGACAAGAGACACTTTTGCGGCTTCATTCTGCCTCTGGTGGTTAGGCCAGAATTTTATTGATATATCCCCATATATAAATGATTCAAGAAGTCTTTCCATGCCTCTGCTCGGAGGCAACACAGGCATGGATTCGCCATATGGATTTCATGACTGGGAATTCATACTCAAGGAATCAGGCCTGATAAGATATGACCATGCCATAGCCCTTTTATCCCTTAATACCGGCAAATTTCTTATAATCCTTTCTTTGATCTGGGCTGGATATCTGCTTTTGAAGCAATACAGAAGTACCGCTACATAAAGAAGCGCAGACCAAACTCTACACCTTGATTTTCCAGCACCTGTGAATCATTTTTCTCGGAGTTATATAATCCTCAGGGATTGTTTTGGAGGTTATTTCATCAACATCGCTTATTTCCAGATCACCTATGGAAAGTTCGAAGTTCTGGTGATTAGTAGAAAAGAATATGGTCGATCCCCTGCGCATTAGGGCAACCACTTCCCTTAAAAGCCCAGGATGATCCTTTGAAATATCGAATTCATAGTTTCTGGATACGATGGTCGAATATGATGGAGGATCGACAACAGCAAGATCGAATTTCGCTTTCTCGTGCTTTGCCCTTCTGAGAAAATCAATGGTATGGGCCTGGACAAGCAGATTTCCCCTCTCAGGAATTTCATTCAGCTCGAAATTATCCCTGCACCAGTTTATGGCTGTTTCTGCCCTGTCAACTGATACGGTTGTGCGTGCTCCGCCTTTTGCCGCATAGCATGAAAATGTGCCAGTGTAGCAGTAAAGATTCAGAAAATCCTTGCCAGCAGCCATTTCACGAACCATCTGCCTTGTGTTTCTGTGATCGGAAAAAAGTCCTGTATCCACATAATCATAGGGATTTACATAGAATT is a genomic window containing:
- a CDS encoding zinc ribbon domain-containing protein, whose product is MEMKCPKCGAARTQEASECISCGIIFEKYLKASLRKESDTSMDVEEENEPVNYFDIARELLFYVKQEPDHTFLIIRAVFFLFMIFLGIRFIFSSLTDEYLMNTFWHLVNLPFHEAGHIFFRLFGRFVTSLGGTLGQLLMPLICMGTFIIKTRDTFAASFCLWWLGQNFIDISPYINDSRSLSMPLLGGNTGMDSPYGFHDWEFILKESGLIRYDHAIALLSLNTGKFLIILSLIWAGYLLLKQYRSTAT
- a CDS encoding class I SAM-dependent methyltransferase, yielding MALDQSQITKFMNQADMLANKVKKRFKHIGKRYAKQNIEVFRLYDWDIPEIRAVVDWYAGHLVIGEYTRLQTVPEWLPIMAEAVAEALEVPLDFVHLKERKAGKQGGQRYQRLNFTNRKIIVSERDLKFYVNPYDYVDTGLFSDHRNTRQMVREMAAGKDFLNLYCYTGTFSCYAAKGGARTTVSVDRAETAINWCRDNFELNEIPERGNLLVQAHTIDFLRRAKHEKAKFDLAVVDPPSYSTIVSRNYEFDISKDHPGLLREVVALMRRGSTIFFSTNHQNFELSIGDLEISDVDEITSKTIPEDYITPRKMIHRCWKIKV
- the trhA gene encoding PAQR family membrane homeostasis protein TrhA encodes the protein MKVKTQELFNFYSHLAGMIAAAVGTVYLAKVASYSASGLVTALIYGISVVFLFCASSLYHAFKKEDNEVSFWRKMDRIAIFFMIAGTYTPVCYFCMDGAYKWSMIGLQWGLVGFGVISQLFFPRAPRKLYAAIYLAMGWSALFTINQMLEKMSVTQEILLFTGGAAFTLGGIIYAIKKPRIIPGIFSFHELFHVMVLIGGVLHYAMIYRVYFELGA